In one Brassica oleracea var. oleracea cultivar TO1000 chromosome C9, BOL, whole genome shotgun sequence genomic region, the following are encoded:
- the LOC106313108 gene encoding WRKY transcription factor 6, giving the protein MDRGWSGLTLDSSSLDLINPNRFKNNNHRRFLNPLTMSRMGDEDDQKTNMSTDGSEFRFPVSLSGIRDREDDDSSSGVGGENDREVPGEVDFFSDKKSRVSRDDVDDAGLRVKKEEQDDRTDINTGLNLRTTVNARSDQSVIDNGESSEMEDKRANNELVKLQDELKKMTMENEKLRELLTQVSNNYTSLHMHLVSLMQQQQQQQNKALEAAGKHEETIVPRQFIDLGPLRAAGEAEDLSNSSSEDRTRSGGCSAVERRNNEVRDGKRLGREESPETESNKVQKVNNSSPPTFEQSTEATMRKARVSVRARSEATMISDGCQWRKYGQKMAKGNPCPRAYYRCTMATGCPVRKQVQRCAEDRSILITTYEGNHNHPLPPAAVAMASTTMAAANMLLSGSMSSQDGMMNPTNLLARAVLPCSTSMATISASAPFPTVTLDLTHAPPLPNGSSPSTAAATNNHNSLMLRPQQQMTNLPPNMLPHVIGQALYNQSKFSGLQFSSGSPSAAQSHAVADTISALTADPNFTAALASVISSMINGSNHHDGEGNNKNQ; this is encoded by the exons ATGGACAGAGGTTGGTCTGGTCTCACTCTTGATTCATCTTCTCTTGATCTCATAAACCCTAACCGTTTCAAGAATAATAACCACCGCCGCTTCTTGAATCCATTGACGATGTCTAGAATGGGCGATGAGGATGACCAAAAGACGAATATGTCCACCGACGGCAGTGAATTCAGGTTTCCCGTAAGTCTCTCCGGTATTCGTGACCGTGAAGATGATGATTCTTCTAGTGGAGTCGGCGGAGAAAACGACCGTGAAGTTCCCGGAGAAGTGGATTTCTTCTCCGACAAGAAGTCTAGGGTTAGTCGGGACGACGTTGACGACGCTGGATTACGGGTTAAGAAAGAGGAACAAGATGATCGAACTGACATAAAT ACCGGTTTGAACCTTCGAACCACGGTTAATGCCCGGAGTGATCAATCAGTGATCGACAATGGAGAATCGTCCGAAATGGAAGATAAGCGTGCAAATAATGAG TTGGTTAAGTTACAAGATGAGCTGAAGAAAATGACAATGGAGAATGAAAAGCTAAGAGAATTGCTTACACAAGTGAGCAACAATTACACTTCGCTTCATATGCATCTTGTTTCACTTATGCAACAGCAGCAACAACAACAGAATAAG GCATTAGAGGCTGCTGGAAAGCATGAGGAAACGATAGTACCGAGGCAATTTATCGATCTAGGCCCTTTGAGAGCAGCAGGTGAGGCCGAGGATTTGTCAAATTCTTCATCGGAAGATAGGACTCGTTCAGGCGGTTGTTCTGCCGTTGAGAGGCGTAATAACGAGGTTAGGGACGGAAAGAGACTTGGACGTGAAGAAAGCCCTGAAACCGAGTCTAACAAAGTTCAGAAAGTGAATAACAGTAGCCCACCAACGTTTGAACAATCCACAGAAGCTACGATGAGGAAAGCCCGCGTCTCGGTTCGGGCCCGATCGGAAGCTACTATG ATAAGCGATGGATGTCAATGGAGAAAGTACGGCCAAAAGATGGCAAAAGGCAATCCATGTCCGCGGGCTTATTACCGTTGTACAATGGCCACGGGTTGTCCCGTTCGCAAACAA GTCCAACGTTGTGCGGAAGACAGATCGATTCTAATAACGACCTACGAGGGAAACCATAACCATCCATTGCCCCCAGCTGCAGTGGCGATGGCTTCCACAACCATGGCCGCGGCTAACATGTTACTATCCGGGTCAATGTCTAGTCAAGACGGGATGATGAACCCTACCAATTTACTAGCCAGGGCTGTTCTTCCTTGCTCCACAAGCATGGCTACGATCTCAGCCTCTGCCCCTTTCCCTACAGTCACATTAGACCTCACTCACGCACCTCCGCTTCCTAATGGTTCCTCCCCTTCCACAGCCGCCGCTACCAACAACCACAACTCACTGATGCTGCGCCCGCAACAACAAATGACAAATTTACCTCCAAATATGTTACCTCATGTAATAGGTCAGGCATTGTATAACCAATCCAAATTCTCGGGGCTACAGTTTTCCAGTGGCTCACCGTCGGCAGCACAGTCGCACGCGGTGGCTGATACAATATCAGCACTAACTGCTGATCCGAATTTCACGGCAGCTCTTGCATCCGTTATTTCTTCTATGATCAATGGGTCGAACCACCATGACGGCGAAGGAAACAACAAAAATCAATAG